In Providencia sneebia DSM 19967, one DNA window encodes the following:
- the clpP gene encoding ATP-dependent Clp endopeptidase proteolytic subunit ClpP translates to MSHFGSQEKLASQMALVPMVIEQTSRGERSYDIYSRLLKERIIFLTGQVEDHMANLIVAQMLFLEAENPEKDIHLYINSPGGVITAGMSIYDTMQFIKPDVSTICMGQACSMGAFLLTAGTEGKRFCLPNSRVMIHQPLGGYQGQATDIEIHAQEILKVKARMNELMAKHTGKSIEEINRDTERDRFLSANEAKEYGLVDHIYTSR, encoded by the coding sequence ATGTCACATTTTGGCAGTCAGGAAAAGCTAGCATCCCAAATGGCATTAGTGCCGATGGTCATTGAACAGACCTCTCGGGGTGAACGTTCATACGATATTTATTCACGTCTGTTAAAAGAACGTATTATCTTCTTAACTGGTCAAGTTGAAGATCATATGGCGAACTTGATTGTCGCACAGATGCTTTTTTTGGAAGCAGAAAACCCAGAAAAAGATATCCACCTTTATATTAACTCACCAGGTGGTGTGATTACTGCGGGTATGTCTATCTATGACACAATGCAATTTATTAAACCAGATGTCAGCACAATTTGTATGGGGCAAGCTTGTTCCATGGGGGCTTTTTTATTGACAGCTGGTACTGAAGGTAAACGTTTTTGCTTACCTAATTCTCGCGTTATGATCCACCAACCTTTGGGTGGTTACCAAGGCCAAGCGACAGATATCGAAATTCACGCACAAGAAATTTTAAAAGTAAAAGCGAGAATGAATGAATTGATGGCGAAACACACAGGTAAGTCCATCGAAGAAATCAACCGTGATACTGAACGTGATCGTTTCTTGTCTGCAAATGAAGCGAAAGAGTATGGTTTAGTCGACCATATTTATACTAGCCGTTAA
- the tig gene encoding trigger factor: MQVSVETTQGLGRRVTITVPAADIEKAVNSELASVAKKVRIDGFRKGKVPMNIVKQRYGASVMQDVLGDVMQRNFINAIVEQKINPAGAPSYKPEMLEDGKDFVYSVEFEVYPEIELKGLETIEVEKPVVSVKDEDLENMLDTLRKQQAEWKEVADAAAADSRITINFTGSIDGEEFEGGKAEDFALVMGEGRMIPGFEEGIIGHKAGEEFDIEVNFPEDYHAENLKGKAAKFAIVLKKVEQRELPEFTEEFIKRFGIADGSLDGLRAEVRKNMERELKNAVRNRVKAQVLEGLIKANEIEVPAAVVDGEIDVLRRQAAQRFGGNEKQAMELPRELFEEQAKRRVVIGLLLGEVISKNELKADEERVKTLIEEMASAYEDPSEVIEYYSKNNELMNSVRNLALEEQAVEKVLESAKITEKETNFNELMNQVQAG, from the coding sequence ATGCAAGTTTCTGTTGAAACGACTCAAGGCCTTGGGCGTCGTGTAACAATCACCGTTCCTGCTGCCGATATTGAAAAAGCAGTAAACAGCGAGTTAGCTAGTGTTGCAAAAAAAGTTCGTATTGATGGTTTCCGTAAAGGGAAAGTACCAATGAACATCGTTAAACAACGTTATGGTGCGTCTGTAATGCAAGACGTTCTTGGCGATGTTATGCAACGTAACTTCATCAACGCTATCGTTGAACAAAAAATCAATCCAGCCGGTGCTCCAAGCTATAAGCCTGAGATGCTCGAAGATGGTAAAGATTTCGTTTACTCTGTTGAGTTTGAAGTTTACCCAGAAATCGAATTAAAAGGTCTGGAAACAATCGAAGTTGAAAAACCAGTTGTTTCTGTTAAAGACGAAGATCTGGAAAATATGCTAGATACTCTGCGTAAGCAACAAGCAGAGTGGAAAGAAGTGGCTGATGCCGCTGCTGCTGATTCTCGCATTACTATCAACTTCACTGGTTCTATCGATGGTGAAGAATTTGAAGGTGGTAAAGCAGAAGATTTCGCACTCGTTATGGGTGAAGGTCGAATGATCCCTGGTTTCGAAGAAGGCATCATCGGTCATAAAGCGGGTGAAGAATTCGATATCGAAGTTAACTTCCCAGAAGATTACCACGCTGAAAACCTGAAAGGTAAAGCGGCTAAGTTTGCAATCGTTCTGAAAAAAGTAGAACAACGTGAACTGCCAGAATTTACTGAAGAGTTCATCAAACGTTTTGGTATCGCTGATGGTTCTCTTGATGGTCTGCGTGCAGAAGTGCGTAAAAACATGGAACGTGAGCTGAAAAATGCGGTACGTAACCGTGTTAAAGCACAAGTTCTTGAAGGCTTGATTAAAGCGAATGAAATCGAAGTACCAGCAGCGGTTGTTGATGGTGAAATCGATGTTCTGCGTCGCCAAGCTGCTCAACGTTTCGGTGGTAACGAAAAACAAGCGATGGAATTACCACGTGAATTGTTCGAAGAACAAGCAAAACGTCGTGTTGTTATCGGTTTACTGCTAGGTGAAGTGATCAGCAAAAATGAGCTGAAAGCAGACGAAGAGCGTGTTAAAACACTGATCGAAGAAATGGCATCTGCCTATGAAGATCCATCAGAAGTTATTGAGTACTACAGCAAAAATAACGAGCTGATGAACAGTGTTCGTAATCTAGCACTAGAAGAACAAGCAGTAGAAAAAGTTCTTGAGTCAGCTAAAATCACTGAAAAAGAAACTAACTTCAATGAGCTAATGAACCAAGTTCAAGCTGGTTAA
- the bolA gene encoding transcriptional regulator BolA, which produces MVANAPQNMQSCIEQKLSAAFEPSHLEVLNESYQHNVPEGSESHFKVILVSAKFENKRMVGRHRDIYAILADELAGSIHALALHTYTPAEWEALADTTLNSPACRGGGKTVS; this is translated from the coding sequence ATGGTTGCTAATGCACCGCAGAATATGCAGTCTTGCATTGAGCAAAAGTTGTCTGCGGCCTTTGAACCAAGCCATCTTGAAGTGCTGAATGAAAGTTATCAACACAATGTACCCGAAGGTTCTGAAAGTCACTTTAAAGTTATTTTAGTCAGTGCAAAATTTGAAAATAAACGTATGGTAGGTCGTCACCGTGACATTTATGCTATTTTGGCTGATGAATTGGCGGGAAGTATTCATGCATTAGCTCTGCACACCTATACTCCAGCAGAATGGGAAGCACTTGCGGATACCACATTAAATTCTCCTGCTTGCCGCGGTGGTGGTAAAACAGTCAGTTGA
- a CDS encoding YajG family lipoprotein: MLRKLCFPLIALFLLAGCAASNNTLSLEPKITLPNKNPTLNATSISVSSVDNRTSKSLAEVNRNGALVVLSPSRDPRYLMQEAVEKQMAARGFMISSPANVNLVVQLNQLNAQVNEGSLRHNITVNSSVTVTATAPNGSTKSRTFTRNYNNQELLGASNEKIEKALNTALTDLINDMANDQELTQFIKQNAR, encoded by the coding sequence ATGTTAAGAAAACTCTGTTTTCCACTTATTGCTCTATTTCTTCTTGCTGGTTGCGCAGCAAGTAACAACACGTTATCGCTCGAACCTAAAATTACGCTGCCGAACAAAAATCCAACACTTAATGCCACTTCAATTAGTGTCAGCAGTGTTGATAATAGAACCTCAAAATCACTCGCAGAAGTTAATCGTAACGGCGCATTAGTTGTGCTATCTCCTTCACGTGATCCGCGTTATTTAATGCAAGAAGCCGTTGAAAAACAGATGGCCGCTAGAGGCTTTATGATCTCCTCACCTGCGAATGTAAATTTAGTTGTACAGTTGAACCAACTAAATGCTCAAGTTAATGAAGGTAGCTTACGTCATAACATTACAGTTAATTCAAGTGTCACCGTTACTGCAACGGCGCCTAACGGCTCAACTAAATCTCGCACGTTTACACGTAACTATAATAACCAAGAATTATTAGGTGCAAGCAACGAGAAAATAGAAAAGGCACTGAATACTGCGTTAACTGACTTAATTAATGATATGGCCAATGACCAAGAGCTAACCCAATTTATCAAACAAAATGCTCGGTAA
- the ampG gene encoding muropeptide MFS transporter AmpG: MSRALLPNSVILILLGFVSGLPLALTAGTLQAWLTVENIDIKTIGFFSLVGQAYVLKFLWSPMMDRYTPPFLGRRRGWLLTTQILLIISIAAMGFMNPSQHLWWLAALAVIVAFCSASQDIVFDAYKTDLLSAEERGFGAAVSVMGYRISMLVSGGLALWMADKFLTWKQLYLLMAGLMLIGVVATLLAKEPEDNGTAPTSLKKAIYEPLAEFFSRNNAWLILLLLVFYKMGDAFVMALNTNFLLNGLGFSLSEVGAVNKTVGMAATIIGALFGGYLMKNMSLFNALFAFGILQGVSNIGYWFLAVTPPNIISMGSIIFLENIFSGMGTAAFVALLMTLCNRSLSATQFALLSALSAVGRVYIGPIASITVSAYGWPMFYLISIIVAVPGILLLLACRTSLVYTQNTGLFQRREQYAQAYKIAVYALLIAVAILGFWLLTLLITSFASVKAYLFLNHLSFWLQLPNYKDMIFNIGVCIGAISLIVGGCLDFFAVRRVVSNHAQ, encoded by the coding sequence ATGTCCCGTGCGCTTTTACCTAATTCCGTCATTTTAATCCTATTAGGTTTTGTTTCTGGCCTTCCTCTAGCACTTACCGCTGGCACATTACAAGCTTGGCTAACTGTCGAAAATATTGATATCAAAACCATTGGTTTCTTTTCTCTTGTAGGTCAAGCCTATGTATTGAAGTTTCTTTGGTCGCCAATGATGGACAGATATACTCCCCCATTTTTAGGCCGTCGCCGCGGGTGGTTATTAACGACACAAATCTTACTTATTATTAGTATCGCCGCAATGGGTTTCATGAATCCTAGCCAGCATTTATGGTGGCTTGCCGCTTTAGCGGTCATTGTTGCTTTTTGCTCTGCTTCACAAGATATTGTCTTTGATGCTTATAAAACAGATTTACTGAGCGCTGAAGAACGTGGATTTGGTGCTGCTGTTTCAGTCATGGGCTACAGGATCAGTATGTTAGTCTCTGGCGGCCTTGCTTTATGGATGGCTGATAAATTTTTAACATGGAAACAGCTTTATTTATTGATGGCAGGGTTAATGCTAATTGGTGTAGTAGCAACCTTATTAGCGAAAGAGCCAGAAGATAACGGCACTGCGCCCACTTCATTAAAAAAAGCGATTTATGAACCACTCGCCGAATTTTTTAGTCGGAACAATGCATGGTTAATTCTATTACTGCTTGTCTTTTATAAGATGGGTGATGCTTTTGTTATGGCACTCAATACTAACTTTTTACTCAACGGGCTAGGCTTCAGTTTGAGTGAAGTGGGTGCTGTTAATAAAACGGTTGGTATGGCTGCAACCATTATAGGTGCATTGTTTGGTGGCTATCTCATGAAAAACATGAGCTTATTTAATGCCCTATTCGCCTTTGGTATTTTGCAAGGCGTCTCGAACATTGGGTACTGGTTCCTTGCGGTCACACCACCAAATATAATTAGTATGGGAAGTATCATATTCTTGGAAAATATTTTTTCCGGTATGGGCACGGCTGCTTTTGTTGCCTTACTGATGACGCTCTGTAATCGGTCACTTTCTGCAACACAATTTGCGCTTCTTTCAGCTCTTTCAGCTGTTGGGCGTGTATATATAGGTCCTATCGCAAGTATTACCGTCAGTGCGTATGGCTGGCCTATGTTCTATTTAATTTCTATCATTGTCGCAGTTCCAGGTATTTTGCTGCTTCTCGCTTGTCGAACCTCATTGGTTTATACGCAGAATACTGGGTTATTTCAACGCCGAGAACAGTATGCCCAAGCCTACAAGATAGCCGTTTATGCGTTGCTCATTGCCGTTGCTATTCTTGGTTTTTGGCTGTTAACATTGCTTATTACTTCCTTTGCATCTGTTAAAGCCTATTTATTCCTCAACCATCTCTCTTTCTGGCTACAGCTTCCTAATTATAAGGACATGATATTCAATATTGGTGTCTGTATAGGCGCAATTAGTTTAATTGTCGGTGGCTGCCTTGATTTCTTTGCTGTTCGCCGAGTCGTATCAAATCACGCTCAATAG
- a CDS encoding outer membrane protein OmpK, producing MKKQLLCVAALASLAGTANADDFLGYQNGFADINVNYLDWSHRTETKSEYTSRKKDFAYIELEGGANFNWGELYGFFDVENPFHKRRTEPGRNQRYTIKTTARVYLGDTGFNAYGHVYGTWSLPGAKYGGNFHEVNTLYGLGYNTGFGDFWFKPFVALHYVDQTYYSGNNGYVVGWVAGYGFKVFEENFMITNWHEMEFARHKRYGNGGRDGVNGALAFWWNATPNLAAGVQYRYADNKLGEDFYQDGIIYTLKYTF from the coding sequence ATGAAAAAACAACTTCTCTGTGTCGCAGCACTTGCATCCCTTGCTGGAACAGCTAATGCTGACGACTTTCTTGGCTATCAGAATGGTTTCGCGGACATCAATGTCAACTATTTAGATTGGTCTCACCGAACAGAAACCAAATCAGAATACACATCACGCAAAAAAGATTTTGCTTACATTGAGTTAGAAGGCGGCGCTAACTTCAATTGGGGTGAGCTATATGGATTTTTTGATGTTGAAAATCCATTTCATAAACGTCGTACTGAGCCAGGTCGTAACCAACGCTACACCATTAAAACCACAGCTCGAGTCTATTTAGGTGATACAGGTTTTAACGCTTACGGGCACGTGTATGGTACTTGGTCATTACCGGGTGCTAAATATGGTGGGAATTTCCATGAAGTTAACACGTTATACGGCTTAGGCTATAACACTGGCTTTGGTGATTTCTGGTTCAAGCCATTTGTTGCTCTACATTATGTAGATCAAACTTATTATTCAGGTAACAACGGTTATGTTGTTGGCTGGGTAGCTGGCTATGGTTTCAAAGTGTTTGAAGAAAACTTCATGATCACCAACTGGCATGAAATGGAGTTTGCTCGCCATAAACGCTACGGCAATGGTGGTCGTGATGGCGTCAATGGTGCCCTTGCATTCTGGTGGAATGCCACTCCAAACTTAGCTGCTGGTGTGCAATATCGTTATGCAGATAATAAACTGGGTGAAGATTTTTATCAGGACGGAATTATTTACACATTAAAATACACGTTCTAA
- the cyoA gene encoding cytochrome o ubiquinol oxidase subunit II, which translates to MRLMNYKKSIGAISLVVAALLLGGCDMVLMDPKGAVGVKQKELILIAIGLMLIVVIPVIFMAFIFAMKYRESNKSATYRPNWAHSNKIELVCWTVPIIIIIILGAITWKTTHELDPYKPLVSDQEPVTIEVISADWKWIFIYPEQGIATVNEIAFPTGVPVNFKITSDSVMNSFFIPSLGGQIYAMAGMQTKLHLIANEPGTYKGFSASYSGHGFSDMKFNAIATPDRQGFDEWVQKVKASPKTMDTMQAFDEVAKPSMNVPVTYFSSVKPNLYDDIVLKFGHEHHKGHAPVDSQEASTGHSMHMSHAAHAGAEE; encoded by the coding sequence ATGAGACTTATGAACTACAAAAAAAGCATTGGGGCAATCTCACTGGTTGTTGCTGCCTTATTACTAGGCGGTTGCGATATGGTGCTGATGGATCCAAAAGGCGCTGTTGGCGTTAAACAAAAAGAGCTGATTCTTATTGCAATCGGCTTAATGCTCATTGTTGTGATTCCAGTAATTTTCATGGCATTTATCTTTGCAATGAAATATCGTGAATCCAATAAATCAGCAACATACCGTCCTAACTGGGCTCACTCAAATAAAATTGAGTTGGTCTGCTGGACTGTTCCTATCATTATTATCATTATTCTAGGTGCTATCACTTGGAAAACGACTCATGAGCTTGATCCCTATAAGCCATTAGTTAGTGATCAGGAACCTGTCACCATTGAAGTCATTTCTGCTGACTGGAAATGGATATTTATTTATCCAGAGCAAGGTATTGCCACAGTTAACGAAATTGCATTCCCTACTGGTGTACCAGTTAATTTCAAAATTACGTCTGATTCTGTGATGAACTCGTTCTTCATTCCATCTTTAGGTGGGCAAATCTACGCAATGGCTGGTATGCAAACAAAACTTCATTTAATCGCTAATGAACCGGGTACTTATAAAGGCTTCTCAGCAAGCTATAGTGGTCATGGTTTCTCTGATATGAAGTTTAATGCGATTGCAACGCCAGACCGCCAAGGTTTTGATGAGTGGGTACAAAAGGTGAAAGCTTCACCTAAAACAATGGACACAATGCAAGCTTTCGATGAAGTCGCGAAGCCAAGCATGAATGTTCCTGTTACCTACTTCTCTAGCGTGAAACCTAACCTCTATGACGACATTGTTCTCAAGTTTGGTCATGAGCACCATAAAGGTCACGCTCCTGTAGATTCGCAAGAAGCGTCTACAGGTCATTCTATGCATATGAGCCATGCAGCTCATGCTGGCGCAGAGGAATAA
- the cyoB gene encoding cytochrome o ubiquinol oxidase subunit I — MFGKLTLDAIPLHEPIIVFTLIAIVIGGLAVVGAITYFGKWKWLWKEWLTSVDHKRIGIMYIIVAMVMLFRGFADAIMMRGQQVLASAGQEGFLNPHHYDQIFTAHGVIMIFFMATPFVVGLMNLVVPLQIGARDVAFPFLNSLSFWFFVVGVVLINISLGVGEFAQTGWLAYPPLSGLEYNPGVGVDYWLWSLQISGIGTLLTGVNFIATIIRMRAPGMSMMKMPVFSWAALCTNVLIVAAFPILTVTLTLLTLDRYLGTHFFTNDMGGNMMMYINLIWAWGHPEVYILVLPVFGVFSEIAATFSKKRLFGYTSLVWATIVITIMSFIVWLHHFFTMGSGANVNAFFGIATMIIAIPTGVKIFNWLFTMYQGRIEFKSPMLWTIGFIITFSVGGMTGVLLAVPGANFVLHNSLFLIAHFHNVIIGGVVFGCFAGMTYWFPKAFGFTLNEKWGVRAFWFWIVGFFLAFMPLYILGFMGMTRRLSQNIDPEYHSMLVAAACGAGLIALGIACQVIQIIVSIRDRHQNLDLTGDPWGGRTLEWATSSPPPFYNFAIEPNVQTRDAWWDMKEKGIAYKKPTSYEEIHMPKNTGAGVIIAAFSLIFGFAMIWHIWWLAIVGFGGMIVTWIVKSFDEDVDYYVPVAEIEKIETKRFDDLRKAGVNDVN, encoded by the coding sequence ATGTTCGGAAAATTAACACTCGATGCAATTCCGCTCCATGAGCCTATTATCGTCTTTACACTTATTGCTATCGTCATCGGCGGTCTTGCTGTTGTTGGTGCAATAACGTATTTCGGTAAATGGAAATGGTTGTGGAAAGAATGGTTAACATCTGTTGACCATAAAAGAATTGGTATCATGTATATCATCGTCGCAATGGTCATGTTGTTCCGTGGCTTTGCGGATGCCATCATGATGCGTGGTCAGCAGGTACTTGCTTCTGCTGGTCAAGAAGGGTTCTTGAATCCTCATCACTATGACCAAATCTTTACAGCTCACGGCGTTATCATGATTTTCTTCATGGCAACACCTTTTGTTGTTGGTCTGATGAACCTCGTTGTACCACTACAAATTGGTGCTCGTGATGTCGCCTTCCCATTCCTAAACTCACTGAGCTTCTGGTTCTTTGTTGTGGGTGTTGTGCTAATCAATATCTCGTTAGGGGTAGGTGAATTTGCACAAACAGGTTGGTTAGCATATCCGCCATTATCCGGCTTGGAGTACAACCCTGGTGTCGGGGTCGATTATTGGCTCTGGAGTCTCCAGATATCCGGTATTGGTACATTACTAACAGGGGTTAACTTTATCGCGACAATTATCCGTATGCGTGCACCGGGTATGTCGATGATGAAAATGCCAGTATTTAGTTGGGCAGCTCTTTGTACTAACGTATTGATCGTTGCTGCATTCCCAATTCTAACTGTGACACTAACTCTTCTGACATTAGACCGTTACCTTGGAACCCATTTCTTCACTAATGATATGGGTGGCAACATGATGATGTACATCAACCTGATTTGGGCCTGGGGCCATCCAGAGGTGTATATTCTTGTTCTGCCAGTATTCGGTGTGTTCTCAGAAATTGCTGCAACATTCTCCAAAAAACGGCTGTTTGGTTATACCTCTTTGGTATGGGCAACCATCGTTATTACCATCATGTCCTTCATCGTTTGGTTACACCACTTCTTTACGATGGGATCAGGAGCAAATGTTAACGCCTTCTTCGGCATAGCAACCATGATCATCGCAATCCCAACTGGGGTTAAGATTTTCAACTGGCTGTTTACTATGTACCAAGGTCGTATTGAATTTAAATCACCAATGCTATGGACTATCGGTTTCATTATTACCTTCTCTGTAGGTGGTATGACTGGTGTTCTACTTGCAGTACCTGGTGCTAACTTCGTTCTACATAACAGCTTGTTCTTAATTGCTCACTTCCATAACGTTATCATTGGTGGTGTTGTATTCGGCTGTTTCGCTGGTATGACATACTGGTTCCCGAAAGCATTCGGTTTCACCTTGAATGAAAAATGGGGTGTTCGCGCATTCTGGTTCTGGATTGTTGGTTTCTTCTTAGCATTCATGCCGCTATACATACTTGGTTTTATGGGCATGACGCGTCGTTTAAGCCAAAATATTGACCCTGAGTATCACTCAATGTTAGTTGCCGCTGCTTGTGGTGCTGGCTTGATTGCGCTTGGTATTGCATGTCAAGTTATCCAAATCATCGTCAGTATCCGTGATCGTCACCAAAATCTTGATTTAACAGGTGATCCATGGGGTGGACGTACTCTTGAGTGGGCAACATCATCACCACCACCATTCTATAACTTCGCGATTGAACCAAATGTTCAAACCCGTGATGCTTGGTGGGACATGAAAGAGAAAGGCATTGCTTATAAAAAACCAACTTCATATGAAGAAATTCATATGCCAAAAAATACAGGTGCAGGTGTGATTATTGCTGCATTTAGCCTGATATTTGGTTTTGCAATGATTTGGCACATCTGGTGGCTCGCAATCGTTGGTTTCGGTGGCATGATTGTCACTTGGATTGTAAAAAGCTTCGACGAAGATGTTGATTACTACGTACCTGTTGCTGAAATCGAGAAAATCGAAACTAAGCGCTTTGATGACCTACGTAAGGCAGGTGTGAACGATGTCAACTAA
- a CDS encoding cytochrome o ubiquinol oxidase subunit III: protein MSTNTMTNQNLAHAEHGHHDAGGTKVFGFWLYIMSDLILFACLFATYVVLADGTAGGPEGKDIFSLKFVLGETFLLLFSSITYGFAMLAVHKRKIASVNLWLFVTFLLGLGFVIMEVYEFHELIAEGFGPDRSGFLSGFFALVATHGIHVTCGLVWIIIMIIQVSRRGLTDVNQTRLNCLSLFWHFLDVVWICVFTVVYLLGAI, encoded by the coding sequence ATGTCAACTAATACAATGACTAATCAAAACTTAGCCCATGCAGAGCATGGGCACCATGATGCAGGCGGAACTAAAGTATTCGGTTTCTGGCTCTACATAATGAGCGATTTGATCCTGTTTGCTTGCCTGTTTGCCACTTATGTTGTTCTAGCAGATGGCACCGCTGGTGGTCCTGAAGGTAAAGATATCTTCAGCCTGAAGTTCGTTTTAGGTGAAACATTCCTGTTGTTATTCAGTAGTATCACCTACGGCTTTGCTATGCTGGCAGTGCATAAAAGAAAAATTGCGTCTGTTAATTTATGGTTATTCGTCACTTTCTTGCTTGGCTTAGGCTTTGTCATTATGGAAGTTTATGAATTCCATGAACTCATTGCAGAAGGCTTCGGTCCAGACCGCAGTGGCTTCCTATCTGGCTTCTTTGCTCTGGTAGCGACTCACGGTATTCACGTAACTTGTGGTTTAGTTTGGATTATCATTATGATCATTCAAGTATCACGCCGTGGTCTGACCGATGTAAACCAAACTCGTTTGAACTGCCTAAGTTTGTTCTGGCACTTCTTAGACGTTGTTTGGATCTGTGTATTTACCGTTGTTTATCTTCTGGGGGCAATATAA
- a CDS encoding cytochrome o ubiquinol oxidase subunit IV has translation MSHAKDAHTGASHGSMKTYVIGFVLSVILTVIPFWMVMEGTASQAAILWTVVGMAVVQILVHLVCFLHMNTSSDERWNLIAFLFTMLIIGIVVIGSLWIMYNLNINMMLD, from the coding sequence ATGAGTCACGCAAAAGATGCTCATACTGGAGCAAGCCACGGTAGCATGAAGACTTACGTGATTGGTTTTGTTCTGTCAGTTATTCTGACAGTCATACCTTTCTGGATGGTGATGGAAGGTACTGCATCACAAGCGGCTATTCTTTGGACTGTTGTCGGTATGGCTGTTGTGCAGATCCTTGTACATCTCGTATGCTTCCTGCACATGAACACATCATCAGATGAGCGCTGGAACCTGATTGCATTCCTGTTCACTATGCTAATCATCGGTATCGTTGTCATTGGCTCTCTGTGGATTATGTACAACCTGAACATCAATATGATGCTCGACTAA
- the cyoE gene encoding heme o synthase, whose product MFKQYLQVTKPGIIFGNLISVIGGFLLASKGSIDYPLFIATLLGVSLVVASGCVFNNYIDRDIDRIMERTKNRPLVKGLIDPKVSLIYASVLGIAGMLLLLVAANALAMLLAVIGFIVYVGVYSLYMKRKSVYGTLIGSLSGAAPPVIGYCAVTNEFDAGALILLLIFSLWQMPHSYAIAIFRFKDYKAANIPVLPVIKGISVAKTHIFLYILAFMIATLMLAISGYAGYKYLIVAAAVSIWWLGMAISGFKTENDDRVWARKLFVFSIVAITSLSIMMSVDPTVSTDSVIAFVR is encoded by the coding sequence ATGTTTAAGCAATACCTGCAAGTGACCAAGCCAGGAATTATTTTCGGAAATTTAATTTCTGTGATCGGCGGTTTTTTACTTGCCTCAAAAGGCTCTATTGACTACCCGCTGTTTATTGCAACTTTGCTGGGTGTATCACTGGTCGTGGCTTCTGGTTGTGTATTTAACAACTATATCGACCGTGATATTGACCGTATCATGGAAAGAACTAAGAATCGCCCTTTAGTTAAAGGGCTGATTGACCCGAAAGTTAGCCTGATTTATGCCTCTGTACTAGGTATTGCTGGCATGCTGCTACTTTTAGTCGCAGCTAATGCTCTTGCAATGCTCCTCGCAGTGATTGGTTTCATTGTGTATGTTGGTGTGTATAGCCTATATATGAAGCGTAAATCAGTTTATGGCACGCTAATTGGCAGTCTGTCTGGTGCAGCTCCACCGGTTATCGGTTACTGTGCCGTCACAAATGAATTTGATGCAGGTGCTCTTATCCTGCTGTTAATTTTCAGCTTGTGGCAGATGCCTCATTCGTATGCTATCGCTATATTTCGCTTTAAAGATTATAAAGCTGCCAATATTCCTGTACTGCCAGTTATTAAAGGGATCTCTGTCGCGAAGACACATATTTTCTTATATATTTTGGCATTTATGATTGCAACACTCATGTTAGCAATTAGTGGATATGCAGGTTATAAATACCTAATCGTTGCAGCTGCTGTCAGTATTTGGTGGTTAGGCATGGCGATTTCAGGGTTTAAAACTGAAAATGATGATCGCGTTTGGGCAAGAAAGCTGTTCGTTTTCTCCATCGTTGCGATAACATCACTCAGCATTATGATGTCTGTAGATCCAACAGTTTCAACAGATTCTGTTATCGCTTTCGTGAGATAA